Within Spinacia oleracea cultivar Varoflay chromosome 4, BTI_SOV_V1, whole genome shotgun sequence, the genomic segment TTGGTTGCTAAGAGAGGCATGTGGGCAAcccttcgtgttgggccattCGTTCAAGGTGAATGGAACAACGGGTAATAGGAATACCGTGTTACAATAACATGAAATTCATAGATCATTAATGTTCCTAATCAGTGTTGTTACTTATGTAATCTCTTCACATCCTTACACCCCTCCCTGTACTGTGATTCTATGGCAGAGGATACCCATTCTGGTTAAGAGAGGAGCCTAACATCACATATCGAACTgataatcaaatattcaaggTAATAAACATTAATCAACTACTTGTTGATTAATCAAGTGTAGGAAATTATTTCCAAGTGTTTACAACTTGTACAATTATATGCagaaaaatacagaaaaatgGGTCACCAAGGTTGTATCATTGATGAAGGAAAACAAGTTATATGCCTCACAGGGAGGTCCTATCATATTGTCTCAGGTGACCATCCACTAGACATGTTGCAGTAACCCTAGAATTCTTTTTTACGATAGAAACATATACTACGTACATCTACTCTCATGTTTGAAAGAGAATGTATGTAGAATATTTACATCGATTATGATATACTACTGTGTAAATATTGTTTTCCATCTTCCTTTTCATCGCACTTTCTCAGATTGAGAATGAGTATGATCACGTTAGAGGAGCCTTTAGAGACGGTGCTGCAGAGAGGTACATTAACTGGGCAGGAAACATGGCTCTTGGTCAGAAAACTGGTGTTCCATGGATCATGTGTGAGCAAAAAGATGCCCCTGGAGAAGTGGTAACCTTTTTTTTCCCCGGCTCTCTTTCTCCTTTTAGCACTAATAATCTTACTACATCCAATAAAAAGCCATACATGCATCTCTGTCTTATTGAATTGAATGTCTCTCTATAATCTATATGCTTGTTTGATCATTGCTTTGTTTTCTTCCGGATGGGTAGATCAATGCTTGCAATGGTAGACATTGTGGAGAAACATTTGAAGGTCCAAATGCACCTTACAAACCGTCTTTGTGGACTGAGAACTGGACTGCTCAGTAAGTATTTATTACAACTAATTGCTCCTTAAGTACTATCAATTCTCTTGATTATTTCTCATATGGTAAATAAAGTTATAAAGCTTCCTGCTTTTGGTAACTACAGGTTCAGAGTTTTCGGAGATGTACCTTCCCAGAGGTCTGCTGAGGATACCGCCTTTGCTGTGGCACGCTGGTTCTCCAAAAATGGAAGTCATTCTAACTATTACATGGTAAAGAAGCGATTGCAAGTTTTATACTGAAACTAGAGAAAAAATGGTAgaatctattttttttcttgcccTAATTCTTTTTGTATATATGTTTGTTGCTGCTTCAGTACCACGGTGGCACAAACCTTGGTAGAACTGCTGCCGCCTTTACTACCACTCGCTACTACGATGAAGCTCCAATAGATGAGTTTGGTGAGCCCTCCACTACGATGATGCTGCTAGTGCAACTAACATGATGACAACTCAACTAAACTAATTGCTATGCTTTACTTCCTGTTAGGTTTAATAAGGGAACCAAAATGGGGACACTTGAAGGATCTACACCGTGCTATAGCGCTAAGCCAGAAGGCTATTTTTAATGGTAGATATGGTGTTGAGATAATCAGTCCAGATTTGGAGGTAAGCTATACATGAGATAGAGCATAGAGTCATATGATCATGCGTCCGCCATATAGGTTTGTGTTACAATGGATGCGAGAAAGAGAGGATAAAGCTCAGAGAAGGGGATACAAATTTATGTAGTTCACTGACCGGGGATTAAGCCATTAACTCCGTCCACAATCAGTGGAGTAAACGGTCTTATTAAGAGTTTGGGTTCAAGGCATATAAACAGTTATAAGTGTTACCATTCTTGTCACACACATGATATGTTAGCTAATTATCtgtcatatatatatatgcaatgATCAGGTGCGCTACTACGAGAAGAACAACCTTTGCGCAGCTTTCTTGTGGAACAACTGCACTCATGTGTCAAAAACTTTGAAATTCAGAGGCAAAGAGCACACCCTTCCACCAAAGTCCATCAGCATCTTACCTGATTGCAAGACTGTTGTGTTCAATACAGACTCTGTAAGTGTTTCCTAATTCCGGCCAATTTGAGAAAAGGTCAATACTTCCAACATCATTCTGCATAAACCCTTTTAATGCTAACATAAAAAGTTACACACTTTTGGCTTTTAATCTGACAAACAGATGGTCACACAACATAGTTCAAGGGAGTTTGTTAAATCCGAGAAAGCTAACAAGAACCTGAGATGGGAGAAGACCAATGACAACATCCCATCTAACTCTGATGTCTATTCGAGGATGCCAATGGAGCAGTTCCATACTGCAGGGGACAAAACCGACTATATGTGGTACAGAACTAGGTAATGTGAAAGAAGATCTAAGGCTTATCTACTTCATCACTTTGTAATAGTATTCAACATTTTTGAATTCTTCAATACTTTGGGAGGTTACATAATGAAACTTTCAATTTCAGTGTCGAATTGGACAGCGTTGATTTGCCTTTCAGAAAGTCCCTCCAACCAGTTTTACAGCTGTACCATCTTGGTCATTCCTTGCAAGCCTTTGTCAATGGAAAATATATAGGTATTGTTAGCCTTTGCTTCATTAAATAACAGGTGGATTGTATACAACATGTTAAGTATTgcaaaaaaaagttaatttcGGTAAACTAATCATGTTCTAAACAACACACTCATTATCATTTGTATCCAAGACCTACTGAAAAGAAGAAGAGGCTAATTGGTCCTTATTTATTTCtcttaatttttccttttttccttttgaagGATCGAGCCACGGATTCCATAGAGCTCCTGCCTTCTCATTCCAAGCACCTGTAAATTTGAAGGAAGGTGTTAACAATATAACAATTTTGAGCAACACAATGGGAATGCCGGTAAGAGCAACTATTGGTTAATAATATACGAGTAGTTGTATACATAGTCCGGCTAATTGCTTACAAGTATGGCAATTAACAAGGGGTGAAATGTCCGCAATGCTCTTAACCCAAATCTAATTACGTATTAAGGATATGGTGGACATCCCTGCCCCTGTTAGTTGCCTACTTGCTTAACCAATTAGGTAACTAAATAATCCCTTTCTTGTACTCTCGTATAAAAGTCTAACAAACTCGAATAAAGACGAAGAAAGAAATTAATGAGAATGCATTTTCTTCATTGGTATGAAGGATAGTGGAAGCTATATGGAGAGAAGATGGGCAGGGCTAAAATTTCTTGAAATCCAAGGTTTAGGTACAGGAGAACTTGATCTTTCTTCCAACGGGTGGCATCACACGGTATAAAATTACTTTCTTATTAAACGTCTTCATGTTTTTATATGTTATTGGAAAGAAAAATTGTTGGTAAATAGAAGTCTTAAGTATACATCAAGAGGGACTGAATGTAGAACAAATAATGCAGATTGGCTTGGAAGGAGAGAAGCTTCAGTACTTCACAGAGGAAGGTGCTAACAAGGCCAAATGGACACCGGCAAAGGGAGCTGGTGAAGTACTTACTTGGTACAAGGTATTAAACCAAAATCCCTCACCCTCTTCAGAAAAAGTAGCCTGAATTCCATTTATATGAAATGCTACACAAAAAGTGGGATAGAGGATTTAGATTCTGGGAATTCTTGCCTAGGATGAACAAAAGAAGTCTTCAATATGAGTCAATGATTGTAAAATAATAGAAAAATCCTTAATTGATGATTGTTAGAAGGAGCAAGCTAAAAGTCTTCCCATTTCTGTATTGTAGGCATATTTTGATGCTCCGGAGGGAGATGATCCAGTAGCTATCAGAATGGAGAACATGACCAAAGGAGTGATGTGGGTCAATGGACGTGGCATAGGACGTTACTGGTCGACTTTCCTGACAATAAGGAACGTGCCTTCTCAAAGCGAGTGAGTTCAGAGAAACGAGTTGATAATTTCATGTTGATAGTCCATGCAATGCGATATTGTTGAAGATGATTGTGGGTGATGTTGCAGGTACCGCATTCCAAGATCATACCTTAAACCTAAGGACAACTTGTTGGTGATCTTTGACGAAGCAGGAGGGGATATAGATACAGTTCAGATTGAGACGGCGAACAGAGATGTGATTTGTAGCTATATATCAGAAGACATGCCTCCCAGTGTAACATCGTGGAAAAGGGATGCCCATGACATCCTTGCTGTGGTTGATGACCTTAAAGTGAAGGCATCACTCAAATGCCCTAAAAATAAGGTCATCAGCCATGTCGATTTCGCTAGCTTTGGCAACCCCTATGGTGTTTGTGGCTTCTTTATCCTTGGCACTTGCAATTCTCCCAACTCCCAAAAGATTGTTGAGCAGGCAAGCAATTATTCACCCTTATGCATCATTTTTGTTCAAAATATGTAATCTTATTTTTAAATCATCTTTACAATTTTCGTTTCATAATattctttacactttgctttattctaaAATTAACCATTTTTCCCCTCTTacccccacaatatttacaactttccatGTATTTTTCCCttgctttattcattttttttttcttacactcactcacctttttattttatccatattttattatatccaATCATATTTTTACACACTTttcctattttattttaaaatttgtgcaaataataacaataaaaatcattttgaaacgggtGTAGTATGACAATAATCATTTCATATCCTTTTGTTGTGAGCAGAAATGTTTGGGAAAAGATAGCTGCACGATTCCAGTTGATAAAGGTCTATTTGATAACGGAAAAGACAATTGTCCTAAAGAATCAGCCAAAGTCTTGGCCGTACAAGTGAGGTGCAGTCCCAAGGGTTAATACTTAGAAGCCCCTTTCTTCctcccctttttttttgtttctaaaATGTCTCTTTATGTTTATTATAAATAGTACACCTTAAGTAGGTTAGCGCGTTTCTTGATATGGATCGGAAAATATATTACTCATCGCGTAGCAAGATGAGATAATTTAAATGGTTCAAATTACGtatgtacaattttttttttttcccgatATGTTGTTATTCTGATGGACCCTGAATTATACTAATATTATTACTTTAATTGATTTTGATCTCTAAAAGAAATGTGcgtctatttattttatttttgtgtgcAAATGAAACCCAAAGAAATTACAAGTTTACAAATGAGAGAGGGGTTACATATCGGTACCAAGGGCTTTGGCGGACTATGAGAAGGATTTGGCATCAGCTGTACAAGGAGGAGGTTGCTCTTCGTCTGTTCAGATCTAAAAGGATACTGTACAAGGGCTTGAATGATGAGAATCTGATCTCTGAGGAGATCGAATATTTTGTAATGAATGATAGCAGTTTAACTAGTAGGATAACTATGAAGGTACAAAGAGTTTGGAACAAGGGCCTTGTTTGGTTAGGAGCTGTTAGCTGATAGCGGGTTTGACCAGCTGTTAGCTGTTTGCattagctgatttgactagctgtttgtgtaaaagtgtttggtaaattagccgatagctgttagctgtttaatatgtaaaatgaccattaaggatatgacatacttt encodes:
- the LOC110799926 gene encoding beta-galactosidase 13 isoform X1, which encodes MNPAKGMRKRPIMAECYKNILIIGLLFLVTVHCKEEKKIADYDVKFDSRSLIIHGHRELLYSGSVHYPRVPVEEWEDVLDKCKEGGLNVIQTYIFWNVHEPVKGKFNFTGQNDVVRFLNLVAKRGMWATLRVGPFVQGEWNNGGYPFWLREEPNITYRTDNQIFKKNTEKWVTKVVSLMKENKLYASQGGPIILSQIENEYDHVRGAFRDGAAERYINWAGNMALGQKTGVPWIMCEQKDAPGEVINACNGRHCGETFEGPNAPYKPSLWTENWTAQFRVFGDVPSQRSAEDTAFAVARWFSKNGSHSNYYMYHGGTNLGRTAAAFTTTRYYDEAPIDEFGLIREPKWGHLKDLHRAIALSQKAIFNGRYGVEIISPDLEVRYYEKNNLCAAFLWNNCTHVSKTLKFRGKEHTLPPKSISILPDCKTVVFNTDSMVTQHSSREFVKSEKANKNLRWEKTNDNIPSNSDVYSRMPMEQFHTAGDKTDYMWYRTSVELDSVDLPFRKSLQPVLQLYHLGHSLQAFVNGKYIGSSHGFHRAPAFSFQAPVNLKEGVNNITILSNTMGMPDSGSYMERRWAGLKFLEIQGLGTGELDLSSNGWHHTIGLEGEKLQYFTEEGANKAKWTPAKGAGEVLTWYKAYFDAPEGDDPVAIRMENMTKGVMWVNGRGIGRYWSTFLTIRNVPSQSEYRIPRSYLKPKDNLLVIFDEAGGDIDTVQIETANRDVICSYISEDMPPSVTSWKRDAHDILAVVDDLKVKASLKCPKNKVISHVDFASFGNPYGVCGFFILGTCNSPNSQKIVEQKCLGKDSCTIPVDKGLFDNGKDNCPKESAKVLAVQVRCSPKG
- the LOC110799926 gene encoding beta-galactosidase 13 isoform X2 encodes the protein MRKRPIMAECYKNILIIGLLFLVTVHCKEEKKIADYDVKFDSRSLIIHGHRELLYSGSVHYPRVPVEEWEDVLDKCKEGGLNVIQTYIFWNVHEPVKGKFNFTGQNDVVRFLNLVAKRGMWATLRVGPFVQGEWNNGGYPFWLREEPNITYRTDNQIFKKNTEKWVTKVVSLMKENKLYASQGGPIILSQIENEYDHVRGAFRDGAAERYINWAGNMALGQKTGVPWIMCEQKDAPGEVINACNGRHCGETFEGPNAPYKPSLWTENWTAQFRVFGDVPSQRSAEDTAFAVARWFSKNGSHSNYYMYHGGTNLGRTAAAFTTTRYYDEAPIDEFGLIREPKWGHLKDLHRAIALSQKAIFNGRYGVEIISPDLEVRYYEKNNLCAAFLWNNCTHVSKTLKFRGKEHTLPPKSISILPDCKTVVFNTDSMVTQHSSREFVKSEKANKNLRWEKTNDNIPSNSDVYSRMPMEQFHTAGDKTDYMWYRTSVELDSVDLPFRKSLQPVLQLYHLGHSLQAFVNGKYIGSSHGFHRAPAFSFQAPVNLKEGVNNITILSNTMGMPDSGSYMERRWAGLKFLEIQGLGTGELDLSSNGWHHTIGLEGEKLQYFTEEGANKAKWTPAKGAGEVLTWYKAYFDAPEGDDPVAIRMENMTKGVMWVNGRGIGRYWSTFLTIRNVPSQSEYRIPRSYLKPKDNLLVIFDEAGGDIDTVQIETANRDVICSYISEDMPPSVTSWKRDAHDILAVVDDLKVKASLKCPKNKVISHVDFASFGNPYGVCGFFILGTCNSPNSQKIVEQKCLGKDSCTIPVDKGLFDNGKDNCPKESAKVLAVQVRCSPKG